A DNA window from Canis lupus familiaris isolate Mischka breed German Shepherd chromosome 10, alternate assembly UU_Cfam_GSD_1.0, whole genome shotgun sequence contains the following coding sequences:
- the ARHGEF25 gene encoding rho guanine nucleotide exchange factor 25 isoform X1 encodes MKPPDRPAPGRTDRILGVMGGMLRACALPGPEGPPSRGPLGPGGTETESDCPEGDQKGERQRGVPAWAPLPESYSIAGSEGSISASATSGLAAPSGPSSGLSSGPCSPGPPGPVSGLRRWLDHSKHCLSVETEADGGQAGPYENWVLEPALATGEELPELTLLTTLLEGPGDKTQPPEEGTLSQAPESEEEQKKKAMERSMYVLSELVETEKMYVDDLGQIVEGYMATMAAQGVPECLRGRDRIVFGNIQQIYEWHRDYFLQELQRCLEDPDWLAQLFIKHERRLHMYVVYCQNKPKSEHVVSEFGDSYFEELRQQLGHRLQLNDLLIKPVQRIMKYQLLLKDFLKYYSRAGMDTEELKQAVEVMCFVPKRCNDMMTLGRLRGFEGKLTAQGKLLGQDTFWVTEPEAGGLLSSRGRERRVFLFEQIVIFSEALGGGVRGGTQAGYVYKNSIKVSCLGLEGNLQGDPCRFALTSRGPEGGIQRYVLQTADPAVSQAWIKQVAQILESQRDFLNALQSPIEYQRRESQTNSLGRPGGLGVGSPGRMRPGDRAQAPSDTPQAAPDPSPAPPVPNTPPCQARLAKLDEDEL; translated from the exons ATGAAGCCCCCGGACCGCCCCGCCCCTGGCCGCACGGACCGGATCCTGGGGGTCATGGGGGGCATGCTGCGCGCATGCGCCCTCCCAGGGCCGGAGGGG CCCCCGAGCAGAGGCCCCCTAGGGCCGGGAGGGACCGAGACAGAGTCGGACTGTCCCGAGGGTGATCAGAAGGGGGAGCGCCAGCGTGGGGTCCCCGCCTGGGCGCCGCTGCCCG AATCCTATTCCATTGCTGGCAGTGAGGGGAGTATCTCAGCTTCAGCTACTTCGGGTCTGGCTGCCCCCTCTGGCCCCAGCTCTGGCCTCAGCTCTGGCCCCTGTTCCCCGGGCCCCCCAGGGCCAGTCAGTGGCCTGAGAAGATGGTTGGATCATTCCAAACATTGTCTcagtgtggaaactgaggcagacgGTGGCCAGGCTGGACCATATGAG AACTGGGTGCTGGAACCAGCTCTAGCCACAGGAGAGGAGCTGCCCGAATTGACCCTGCTGACCACTTTGTTGGAGGGCCCTGGAGATAAGACGCAG CCACCTGAGGAGGGAACTCTGTCCCAAGCCCCTGAGAGTGAAGAAGAACAGAAGAAGAAGGCTATGGAAAGGAGTAT GTATGTCTTGAGTGAACTggtagagacagagaaaatgtaTGTGGACGACTTGGGGCAGATTGTGGAG GGTTACATGGCCACCATGGCTGCTCAGGGGGTCCCGGAGTGTCTTCGAGGCCGTGACAGGATTGTGTTTGGGAACATCCAGCAGATCTATGAGTGGCATCGAGA CTATTTCCTGCAGGAGCTACAGCGCTGCCTGGAGGATCCTGATTGGCTGGCTCAGCTGTTCATCAAACAC GAGCGCCGGCTGCACATGTACGTGGTGTACTGTCAGAATAAGCCCAAGTCAGAGCACGTGGTCTCAGAATTTGGGGATAGCTACTTTGAG GAGCTCCGGCAGCAGCTCGGGCACCGCCTGCAGCTCAACGACCTCCTCATCAAACCAGTGCAGAGGATCATGAAGTACCAGCTGTTGCTCAAG gattttctcaaatattatagTCGAGCTGGCATGGACACGGAAGAGCTGAAG CAAGCTGTGGAGGTCATGTGCTTTGTACCCAAGCGCTGCAATGACATGATGACCCTGGGGAGACTTCGGGGGTTTGAG GGCAAACTGACTGCTCAGGGGAAGCTCTTGGGCCAGGACACATTCTGGGTCACCGAGCCCGAGGCGGGGGGGCTGCTGTCCTCCCGAGGTCGAGAGAGACGTGTCTTCCTCTTCGAGCAAATTGTCATCTTCAGTgaggccctgggaggaggagTACGGGGTGGAACACAGGCCGGATATGTGTACAAGAACAGCATcaag GTGAGCTGTCTGGGACTGGAGGGGAACCTCCAGGGTGACCCCTGCCGCTTTGCACTGACCTCCAGAGGGCCAGAGGGCGGGATCCAGCGCTATGTCCTGCAGACCGCAGACCCTGCAGTGAGTCAGGCCTGGATCAAGCAAGTGGCTCAGATCCTGGAAAGTCAGCGGGACTTTCTCAATG CGTTGCAGTCACCCATTGAGTATCAGAGACGAGAGAGCCAGACCAACAGCCTGGGGCGGCCAGGAGGGCTTGGGGTGGGGAGTCCTGGGAGAATGCGCCCTGGAGACCGGGCCCAG GCACCCAGTGACACCCCCCAAGCTGCTCCCGACCCTTCTCCAGCTCCGCCAGTTCCAAACACCCCTCCCTGCCAAGCCAGACTTGCCAAGCTGGATGAAGATGAGCTATAA
- the SLC26A10 gene encoding solute carrier family 26 member 10 isoform X1 — protein MSGLPGAGTCPGLGETSDLKSPLGAKFREPLTEARFQQLFGDAEPEPELPAEPRGSRPCGRWARWARWARRAGARSGPGAGRLLRARLPPLRWLPRYRWRAWLLGDAVAGVTVGIVHVPQGMAFALLTSVPPVFGLYTSFFPVLIYTLLGTGRHLSTGTFAVLSLMTGSAVERLVPEPLGGNLSAIGREELDAQRVGAAAALAFASGALMLGMFALQLGVLSTFLSEPVVKALTSGAALHVLVSQLPSLLGLPLPRQIGCFALFKTLAAVLTALPRSSPAELTISALSLALLVPVKELNVRFRDRLPTPIPGEIVMVLLASVLCFTSSLDTRYNVQIVGLLPGGFPQPHLPNLAELPRILADSLPIALVAFAVSASLASIYADKYSYTIDSNQELLAHGVSNLISSLFSCFPNSATLATTSLLVDAGGNTQLAGLFSCIVVLSVLLWLGPFFYYLPKAVLACINISSMRQMFFQMQELPQLWRISRMDFAVWMVTWVAVVILSVDLGLAVGVVFSMMTVVCRTQRVQCLALGLAEGTELYRPLRESHKLRKARGLCVLSYPAPLYFGTRGQFRRSLEWQLGLGEAGKEAPKADGPPDAAAEPVRVVVLDCSGITFADAAGAREVVQLASRCRDAGIHLLLAQCHASVLGTLTQAGLLDRVTPEQLFVSVQDAAAHALERLELLVQRLAQCGSDPVIWSAEGPSSMCVGSGLTSYN, from the exons ATGAGTGGGCTCCCGGGCGCGGGGACCTGCCCGGGCCTGGGAGAGACCTCGGACCTCAAGTCCCCTCTGGGCGCCAAGTTCAGGGAGCCTCTCACGGAGGCTCGGTTCCAGCAGCTCTTCGGGGACgccgagccggagcccgagcTGCCCGCCGAGCCCCGCGGGTCGCGGCCGTGCGGGCGGTGGGCGCGGTGGGCGCGGTGGGCGCGGCGGGCCGGCGCGCGctcggggccgggggcggggcgcctgCTGCGGGCCCGGCTGCCCCCGCTGCGCTGGCTGCCCCGCTACCGCTGGCGGGCCTGGCTGCTCGGGGATGCAGTGGCCGGAGTGACCGTGGGCATCGTGCACGTGCCGCAGG gCATGGCTTTTGCCCTCCTGACCTCGGTGCCTCCAGTGTTCGGACTCTACACTTCTTTCTTCCCCGTCCTCATTTACACCTTGTTGGGGACCGGGAGACACCTGTCCACCG GGACTTTCGCGGTTCTCAGCCTGATGACGGGCTCGGCCGTGGAGCGGCTGGTGCCCGAACCCCTCGGGGGCAACCTGAGCGCAATCGGGAGAGAAGAGCTGGACGCGCAGCGGGTTGGCGCGGCCGCGGCCTTGGCCTTCGCGAGCGGGGCTCTGATG ctGGGCATGTTCGCGCTGCAGCTCGGCGTCCTGTCCACCTTTCTGTCCGAGCCCGTGGTCAAGGCGCTGACCAGCGGGGCCGCGCTGCACGTGCTCGTGTCCCAGCTGCCCAGCCTTTTGGGGCTGCCCCTCCCGCGCCAGATCGGCTGCTTCGCGCTCTTCAAG ACGCTGGCCGCCGTGCTGACCGCGCTGCCCCGGAGCAGTCCGGCCGAGCTGACCATCTCGGCGCTCAGCCTGGCGCTGCTCGTGCCCGTCAAAGAACTGAACGTGAGATTCCGAGACAGGCTGCCCACCCCGATCCCGGGGGAGATCGTCATG GTGCTTCtggcctctgtgctctgcttcaCCTCTTCCCTGGACACAAGATACAACGTCCAGATAGTGGGGCTGCTGCCTGGGGG ATTTCCCCAACCCCACCTCCCTAACCTGGCTGAGCTGCCCAGGATTCTGGCTGACTCGCTGCCCATCGCACTGGTTGCTTTTGCTGTGtctgcctccctggcctccatCTATGCAGACAAGTATAGCTATACTATTGACTCCAACCAG GAGCTCTTGGCCCATGGTGTCTCCAACCtcatctcctccctcttctcctgcttTCCCAACTCTGCCACATTGGCCACCACCAGCCTCCTAGTGGATGCTGGTGGGAATACACAG CTGGCAGGTCTCTTCTCCTGCATAGTTGTCCTGTCAGTGCTGCTGTGGCTGGGGCCCTTCTTCTATTATCTGCCCAAG GCTGTCCTGGCCTGCATCAACATCTCCAGCATGCGCCAGATGTTTTTCCAGATGCAGGAACTTCCACAACTGTGGCGCATCAGCCGCATGGACTTT GCCGTGTGGATGGTCACATGGGTGGCCGTAGTGATCCTGAGCGTGGACCTGGGCCTGGCCGTAGGTGTGGTCTTCTCCATGATGACCGTGGTCTGCCGCACCCAGAG ggtgcagtgcctggcacttggACTTGCCGAGGGGACGGAACTCTACAGGCCACTCAGGGAGAGCCACAAG CTCCGCAAGGCCCGGGGGCTCTGCGTCCTGAGCTATCCAGCGCCACTCTACTTTGGGACCCGTGGGCAGTTTCGCCGCAGCCTGGAGTGGCAGCTGGGACTTGGAGAAGCAGGCAAG GAGGCTCCGAAGGCAGATGGCCCCCCTGATGCAG CTGCTGAGCCCGTCAGAGTGGTGGTCCTAGACTGCAGTGGTATCACCTTTGCGGATGCTGCTGGAGCCAGAGAAGTGGTACAG CTGGCCAGCCGATGCCGAGATGCCGGGATCCACCTTCTCCTGGCTCAGTGTCATG CCTCAGTGCTGGGGACACTGACCCAGGCAGGACTCCTAGACAGAGTGACCCCAGAACAGCTGTTTGTCAGTGTCCAGGATGCAGCTGCTCATGCCCTGGAGAGACTG GAGCTACTGGTCCAAAGACTTGCACAGTGTGGGTCTGACCCTGTCATCTGGAGTGCGGAGGGCCCCAGCAGTATGTGTGTGGGGAGTGGCCTTACTTCATATAACTAA
- the SLC26A10 gene encoding solute carrier family 26 member 10 isoform X2, with the protein MSGLPGAGTCPGLGETSDLKSPLGAKFREPLTEARFQQLFGDAEPEPELPAEPRGSRPCGRWARWARWARRAGARSGPGAGRLLRARLPPLRWLPRYRWRAWLLGDAVAGVTVGIVHVPQGMAFALLTSVPPVFGLYTSFFPVLIYTLLGTGRHLSTGTFAVLSLMTGSAVERLVPEPLGGNLSAIGREELDAQRVGAAAALAFASGALMLGMFALQLGVLSTFLSEPVVKALTSGAALHVLVSQLPSLLGLPLPRQIGCFALFKTLAAVLTALPRSSPAELTISALSLALLVPVKELNVRFRDRLPTPIPGEIVMVLLASVLCFTSSLDTRYNVQIVGLLPGGFPQPHLPNLAELPRILADSLPIALVAFAVSASLASIYADKYSYTIDSNQELLAHGVSNLISSLFSCFPNSATLATTSLLVDAGGNTQLAGLFSCIVVLSVLLWLGPFFYYLPKAVLACINISSMRQMFFQMQELPQLWRISRMDFAVWMVTWVAVVILSVDLGLAVGVVFSMMTVVCRTQRVQCLALGLAEGTELYRPLRESHKLRKARGLCVLSYPAPLYFGTRGQFRRSLEWQLGLGEAGKEAPKADGPPDAAAEPVRVVVLDCSGITFADAAGAREVVQLASRCRDAGIHLLLAQCHASVLGTLTQAGLLDRVTPEQLFVSVQDAAAHALERLVRTQ; encoded by the exons ATGAGTGGGCTCCCGGGCGCGGGGACCTGCCCGGGCCTGGGAGAGACCTCGGACCTCAAGTCCCCTCTGGGCGCCAAGTTCAGGGAGCCTCTCACGGAGGCTCGGTTCCAGCAGCTCTTCGGGGACgccgagccggagcccgagcTGCCCGCCGAGCCCCGCGGGTCGCGGCCGTGCGGGCGGTGGGCGCGGTGGGCGCGGTGGGCGCGGCGGGCCGGCGCGCGctcggggccgggggcggggcgcctgCTGCGGGCCCGGCTGCCCCCGCTGCGCTGGCTGCCCCGCTACCGCTGGCGGGCCTGGCTGCTCGGGGATGCAGTGGCCGGAGTGACCGTGGGCATCGTGCACGTGCCGCAGG gCATGGCTTTTGCCCTCCTGACCTCGGTGCCTCCAGTGTTCGGACTCTACACTTCTTTCTTCCCCGTCCTCATTTACACCTTGTTGGGGACCGGGAGACACCTGTCCACCG GGACTTTCGCGGTTCTCAGCCTGATGACGGGCTCGGCCGTGGAGCGGCTGGTGCCCGAACCCCTCGGGGGCAACCTGAGCGCAATCGGGAGAGAAGAGCTGGACGCGCAGCGGGTTGGCGCGGCCGCGGCCTTGGCCTTCGCGAGCGGGGCTCTGATG ctGGGCATGTTCGCGCTGCAGCTCGGCGTCCTGTCCACCTTTCTGTCCGAGCCCGTGGTCAAGGCGCTGACCAGCGGGGCCGCGCTGCACGTGCTCGTGTCCCAGCTGCCCAGCCTTTTGGGGCTGCCCCTCCCGCGCCAGATCGGCTGCTTCGCGCTCTTCAAG ACGCTGGCCGCCGTGCTGACCGCGCTGCCCCGGAGCAGTCCGGCCGAGCTGACCATCTCGGCGCTCAGCCTGGCGCTGCTCGTGCCCGTCAAAGAACTGAACGTGAGATTCCGAGACAGGCTGCCCACCCCGATCCCGGGGGAGATCGTCATG GTGCTTCtggcctctgtgctctgcttcaCCTCTTCCCTGGACACAAGATACAACGTCCAGATAGTGGGGCTGCTGCCTGGGGG ATTTCCCCAACCCCACCTCCCTAACCTGGCTGAGCTGCCCAGGATTCTGGCTGACTCGCTGCCCATCGCACTGGTTGCTTTTGCTGTGtctgcctccctggcctccatCTATGCAGACAAGTATAGCTATACTATTGACTCCAACCAG GAGCTCTTGGCCCATGGTGTCTCCAACCtcatctcctccctcttctcctgcttTCCCAACTCTGCCACATTGGCCACCACCAGCCTCCTAGTGGATGCTGGTGGGAATACACAG CTGGCAGGTCTCTTCTCCTGCATAGTTGTCCTGTCAGTGCTGCTGTGGCTGGGGCCCTTCTTCTATTATCTGCCCAAG GCTGTCCTGGCCTGCATCAACATCTCCAGCATGCGCCAGATGTTTTTCCAGATGCAGGAACTTCCACAACTGTGGCGCATCAGCCGCATGGACTTT GCCGTGTGGATGGTCACATGGGTGGCCGTAGTGATCCTGAGCGTGGACCTGGGCCTGGCCGTAGGTGTGGTCTTCTCCATGATGACCGTGGTCTGCCGCACCCAGAG ggtgcagtgcctggcacttggACTTGCCGAGGGGACGGAACTCTACAGGCCACTCAGGGAGAGCCACAAG CTCCGCAAGGCCCGGGGGCTCTGCGTCCTGAGCTATCCAGCGCCACTCTACTTTGGGACCCGTGGGCAGTTTCGCCGCAGCCTGGAGTGGCAGCTGGGACTTGGAGAAGCAGGCAAG GAGGCTCCGAAGGCAGATGGCCCCCCTGATGCAG CTGCTGAGCCCGTCAGAGTGGTGGTCCTAGACTGCAGTGGTATCACCTTTGCGGATGCTGCTGGAGCCAGAGAAGTGGTACAG CTGGCCAGCCGATGCCGAGATGCCGGGATCCACCTTCTCCTGGCTCAGTGTCATG CCTCAGTGCTGGGGACACTGACCCAGGCAGGACTCCTAGACAGAGTGACCCCAGAACAGCTGTTTGTCAGTGTCCAGGATGCAGCTGCTCATGCCCTGGAGAGACTGGTGAGGACGCAGTAG
- the SLC26A10 gene encoding solute carrier family 26 member 10 isoform X3 — MAFALLTSVPPVFGLYTSFFPVLIYTLLGTGRHLSTGTFAVLSLMTGSAVERLVPEPLGGNLSAIGREELDAQRVGAAAALAFASGALMLGMFALQLGVLSTFLSEPVVKALTSGAALHVLVSQLPSLLGLPLPRQIGCFALFKTLAAVLTALPRSSPAELTISALSLALLVPVKELNVRFRDRLPTPIPGEIVMVLLASVLCFTSSLDTRYNVQIVGLLPGGFPQPHLPNLAELPRILADSLPIALVAFAVSASLASIYADKYSYTIDSNQELLAHGVSNLISSLFSCFPNSATLATTSLLVDAGGNTQLAGLFSCIVVLSVLLWLGPFFYYLPKAVLACINISSMRQMFFQMQELPQLWRISRMDFAVWMVTWVAVVILSVDLGLAVGVVFSMMTVVCRTQRVQCLALGLAEGTELYRPLRESHKLRKARGLCVLSYPAPLYFGTRGQFRRSLEWQLGLGEAGKEAPKADGPPDAAAEPVRVVVLDCSGITFADAAGAREVVQLASRCRDAGIHLLLAQCHASVLGTLTQAGLLDRVTPEQLFVSVQDAAAHALERLELLVQRLAQCGSDPVIWSAEGPSSMCVGSGLTSYN; from the exons ATGGCTTTTGCCCTCCTGACCTCGGTGCCTCCAGTGTTCGGACTCTACACTTCTTTCTTCCCCGTCCTCATTTACACCTTGTTGGGGACCGGGAGACACCTGTCCACCG GGACTTTCGCGGTTCTCAGCCTGATGACGGGCTCGGCCGTGGAGCGGCTGGTGCCCGAACCCCTCGGGGGCAACCTGAGCGCAATCGGGAGAGAAGAGCTGGACGCGCAGCGGGTTGGCGCGGCCGCGGCCTTGGCCTTCGCGAGCGGGGCTCTGATG ctGGGCATGTTCGCGCTGCAGCTCGGCGTCCTGTCCACCTTTCTGTCCGAGCCCGTGGTCAAGGCGCTGACCAGCGGGGCCGCGCTGCACGTGCTCGTGTCCCAGCTGCCCAGCCTTTTGGGGCTGCCCCTCCCGCGCCAGATCGGCTGCTTCGCGCTCTTCAAG ACGCTGGCCGCCGTGCTGACCGCGCTGCCCCGGAGCAGTCCGGCCGAGCTGACCATCTCGGCGCTCAGCCTGGCGCTGCTCGTGCCCGTCAAAGAACTGAACGTGAGATTCCGAGACAGGCTGCCCACCCCGATCCCGGGGGAGATCGTCATG GTGCTTCtggcctctgtgctctgcttcaCCTCTTCCCTGGACACAAGATACAACGTCCAGATAGTGGGGCTGCTGCCTGGGGG ATTTCCCCAACCCCACCTCCCTAACCTGGCTGAGCTGCCCAGGATTCTGGCTGACTCGCTGCCCATCGCACTGGTTGCTTTTGCTGTGtctgcctccctggcctccatCTATGCAGACAAGTATAGCTATACTATTGACTCCAACCAG GAGCTCTTGGCCCATGGTGTCTCCAACCtcatctcctccctcttctcctgcttTCCCAACTCTGCCACATTGGCCACCACCAGCCTCCTAGTGGATGCTGGTGGGAATACACAG CTGGCAGGTCTCTTCTCCTGCATAGTTGTCCTGTCAGTGCTGCTGTGGCTGGGGCCCTTCTTCTATTATCTGCCCAAG GCTGTCCTGGCCTGCATCAACATCTCCAGCATGCGCCAGATGTTTTTCCAGATGCAGGAACTTCCACAACTGTGGCGCATCAGCCGCATGGACTTT GCCGTGTGGATGGTCACATGGGTGGCCGTAGTGATCCTGAGCGTGGACCTGGGCCTGGCCGTAGGTGTGGTCTTCTCCATGATGACCGTGGTCTGCCGCACCCAGAG ggtgcagtgcctggcacttggACTTGCCGAGGGGACGGAACTCTACAGGCCACTCAGGGAGAGCCACAAG CTCCGCAAGGCCCGGGGGCTCTGCGTCCTGAGCTATCCAGCGCCACTCTACTTTGGGACCCGTGGGCAGTTTCGCCGCAGCCTGGAGTGGCAGCTGGGACTTGGAGAAGCAGGCAAG GAGGCTCCGAAGGCAGATGGCCCCCCTGATGCAG CTGCTGAGCCCGTCAGAGTGGTGGTCCTAGACTGCAGTGGTATCACCTTTGCGGATGCTGCTGGAGCCAGAGAAGTGGTACAG CTGGCCAGCCGATGCCGAGATGCCGGGATCCACCTTCTCCTGGCTCAGTGTCATG CCTCAGTGCTGGGGACACTGACCCAGGCAGGACTCCTAGACAGAGTGACCCCAGAACAGCTGTTTGTCAGTGTCCAGGATGCAGCTGCTCATGCCCTGGAGAGACTG GAGCTACTGGTCCAAAGACTTGCACAGTGTGGGTCTGACCCTGTCATCTGGAGTGCGGAGGGCCCCAGCAGTATGTGTGTGGGGAGTGGCCTTACTTCATATAACTAA